From a single Micromonospora carbonacea genomic region:
- a CDS encoding RICIN domain-containing protein, translating to MHRTNVRWCGRLSASARGLAATVALSLPLTLGGLTLATPGPALAAPVATQSIAAAGLDGVAAGNAAITSVDLSGTWSFTPAGRATTSITVPGGGWYKQGFTDVNEAVYSRSITVPDTGQPQSTWIEFGAVNHQATLSVDGRVVATQTTAFTPSNFDISSYAAPGTTHTISVQVKGRGALRSSDGKYLVPIAADWSEAIPQGIYRSASLRVYPAVYVSDAFVRTSVANRTISYDVSVTNSSAATRTVTLTGSLASDGAGSFSYPQLPQQTVTVAARSTAKVTVGPVAWDLGTTSYWWPNVPYRPGYRAQLHRLAIHATVDDGRTSDATYRFGFRESTQNGEYYYLNGVRVNFRGDSLQGANYDRVNNGGKGDAYDTLPGFLPPSSGNGGWPQAVDNYQRLNYNVVRIHMEPASPYMLDVADEMGLMIIDETAIRSGSQDFVSGRNNMVAHARALTLRDRNHPAIIRWSQINEPSSNNNDSQQFQQDLYAAINGNDGTRPISIDAGIGADSPSRYPAMTYPNFAIFAHYLDGVGRYGEALNRHTGRPDGEGEYIWPACSTRQGFTWFATATAAKRGKDASDLRPYTLLSAWASVVPGVRTTDFTTEENSRPVYGVDNLPDPWGNPQIQRVQAAFNPVAAVDLPYWSASGNSDSNGTFPLPQAVPSYARNATVTRTITVFNDDLTDTSVGFTWTARLDSPTGAVVASGNTTLTVPLGSRVTQPVTFTTPATGSRVYLQLSTTKAGSTVFTDAVEYFNLSGGSGTGPTPGTYRIVNRNSGKPLAIAGNSTTDGAKTIQQSGTPTWTISATQDAYTLRYTTSGKVLDVNGGSTTQGLQLQQWSANGGTNQMWYLRPTGDGYYTIVSRGSGLAADVYGAATNDGAQVVQWTATGGTNQQWQFVPA from the coding sequence GTGCATCGTACGAACGTCCGCTGGTGCGGTCGATTGTCGGCGTCGGCCAGAGGGCTGGCCGCGACCGTGGCGCTCAGCCTGCCCCTGACGCTGGGCGGCCTGACCCTGGCAACCCCCGGGCCGGCCCTGGCCGCGCCGGTCGCGACGCAGAGTATCGCGGCCGCCGGACTTGACGGTGTGGCGGCCGGGAACGCCGCGATCACCTCGGTCGATCTGAGCGGGACGTGGAGCTTCACGCCCGCGGGTCGGGCAACGACCTCGATCACGGTACCCGGCGGCGGCTGGTACAAGCAGGGCTTCACCGACGTAAACGAGGCGGTGTACTCGCGCAGCATCACCGTGCCGGACACGGGGCAGCCGCAGTCGACCTGGATCGAGTTCGGCGCCGTCAACCACCAGGCGACACTGTCGGTCGACGGCCGGGTGGTGGCGACCCAGACCACCGCGTTCACCCCATCGAACTTCGACATCAGTAGCTACGCCGCACCGGGCACCACCCACACGATCAGCGTGCAGGTGAAGGGCCGCGGTGCGTTGAGGTCGTCCGACGGCAAGTACCTGGTCCCCATAGCGGCCGACTGGTCCGAGGCGATACCGCAGGGCATCTACCGGTCCGCGTCCCTGCGGGTGTACCCGGCGGTGTACGTCAGCGACGCGTTCGTCCGCACCTCGGTGGCGAACCGCACCATCAGCTACGACGTGTCGGTAACCAACTCCTCGGCCGCGACCAGAACTGTCACCCTGACCGGATCGCTCGCGTCCGACGGGGCAGGCTCCTTCAGCTACCCGCAGCTGCCGCAGCAGACCGTGACGGTGGCGGCCCGGTCGACGGCGAAGGTCACGGTGGGTCCCGTAGCGTGGGACCTCGGCACCACCTCGTACTGGTGGCCCAACGTGCCGTACCGGCCCGGCTACCGGGCCCAACTGCACCGCCTGGCGATCCACGCCACCGTTGACGACGGCCGCACCAGTGATGCCACGTACCGCTTCGGATTCCGCGAGAGCACGCAGAACGGCGAGTACTACTACCTCAACGGCGTGCGGGTGAACTTCCGCGGCGACAGCCTGCAGGGCGCCAACTACGACCGGGTCAACAACGGCGGCAAGGGCGACGCGTACGACACCCTGCCCGGCTTCCTGCCCCCGTCGTCCGGCAACGGCGGCTGGCCGCAGGCGGTGGACAACTACCAGCGCCTCAACTACAACGTGGTGCGCATCCACATGGAACCGGCCAGCCCCTACATGCTCGACGTGGCCGACGAGATGGGCCTCATGATCATCGACGAAACCGCCATCCGCAGTGGTTCCCAGGACTTCGTGTCCGGACGCAACAACATGGTGGCCCACGCGCGTGCGCTGACCCTGCGCGACCGCAACCATCCGGCGATCATCCGCTGGAGCCAGATCAACGAGCCCAGCTCCAACAACAACGACTCCCAGCAGTTCCAACAGGACCTGTACGCGGCGATAAACGGCAACGACGGCACCCGGCCGATCAGCATCGACGCCGGCATTGGCGCGGACTCGCCCAGCCGGTACCCGGCCATGACCTACCCCAACTTCGCCATCTTCGCGCACTACCTGGACGGCGTCGGCCGCTACGGCGAGGCCCTGAATCGCCATACCGGGCGCCCGGACGGCGAAGGTGAGTACATCTGGCCCGCCTGCAGCACCAGGCAGGGCTTCACGTGGTTCGCCACCGCGACTGCCGCCAAGCGCGGCAAGGACGCCAGCGACCTGCGCCCGTACACGCTGCTGTCCGCCTGGGCCAGCGTCGTGCCCGGCGTGCGAACCACCGACTTCACCACGGAGGAGAACTCTCGCCCGGTCTACGGCGTGGACAACCTGCCCGACCCGTGGGGCAACCCGCAGATCCAGCGCGTGCAGGCGGCGTTCAACCCGGTGGCCGCGGTCGACCTCCCCTACTGGTCCGCCTCCGGCAACTCGGACTCGAACGGCACCTTCCCGCTGCCGCAGGCGGTGCCCAGCTACGCCCGCAACGCCACGGTGACCCGCACCATCACCGTGTTCAACGACGACCTCACCGACACCTCGGTGGGCTTCACCTGGACCGCACGGCTCGACAGCCCGACCGGCGCGGTCGTCGCGTCCGGCAACACGACCCTGACCGTCCCGCTCGGCTCCCGGGTCACCCAACCGGTGACCTTCACCACCCCCGCCACCGGCAGCCGCGTGTACCTGCAACTGTCGACCACCAAAGCCGGCAGCACCGTCTTCACCGACGCGGTCGAATACTTCAACCTCAGCGGAGGCAGCGGAACCGGACCCACTCCCGGCACCTACCGCATCGTCAACCGCAACAGCGGAAAGCCCCTCGCCATCGCCGGCAACTCCACCACCGACGGCGCCAAGACGATCCAGCAGAGCGGCACCCCCACCTGGACGATCAGCGCCACACAGGACGCCTACACCCTGCGCTACACCACCTCCGGAAAGGTGCTCGACGTCAACGGCGGCAGCACCACCCAGGGCCTGCAACTACAGCAGTGGTCGGCCAACGGCGGCACCAACCAGATGTGGTACCTGCGGCCCACCGGCGACGGCTACTACACCATCGTCAGCCGCGGCAGCGGACTGGCAGCCGACGTCTACGGCGCGGCGACCAACGACGGAGCGCAGGTCGTACAGTGGACCGCCACCGGCGGCACCAACCAACAGTGGCAGTTCGTACCCGCCTGA
- a CDS encoding darcynin family protein produces MPADRTEPPVTAFMLVKTTPEWLAMTVAERIQAFTTNVLPVIQARTHGVRSRFYDTEFYSARVTDIWVWEADDHDAYRLLIDALRETPFWDRYFEVVDLVVGIENGYARTYGLKPLATLAT; encoded by the coding sequence ATGCCCGCTGACCGGACCGAGCCGCCGGTCACCGCTTTCATGCTGGTCAAAACCACCCCCGAGTGGCTCGCGATGACTGTTGCCGAACGCATCCAGGCCTTCACCACCAACGTTCTGCCCGTCATCCAGGCCCGCACCCACGGGGTCCGCTCCCGCTTCTACGACACGGAGTTCTACTCGGCGCGGGTCACCGACATCTGGGTCTGGGAGGCGGATGACCACGACGCCTACCGGCTGCTGATCGACGCTTTGCGCGAGACCCCCTTCTGGGACCGCTACTTCGAGGTCGTCGACCTGGTCGTGGGCATCGAGAACGGCTACGCCCGCACCTACGGCCTGAAGCCGCTGGCCACCCTCGCCACCTGA
- a CDS encoding IPT/TIG domain-containing protein codes for MRTVLRRTTSAATALLVTSLATLTLDTPALAAPGDASARGVVVDLSAEVAGIAVISADATIGTAAAPAGGGTNTETLLAISIPGAVGVTASGTVEEVTATRADDGSSASSSVNGLNLAVLGIDVLNATEVTATAVCPQVGATSADTTLVGLELFGSAVTLTANTPAVVGSAAVVVPGLLDASLNASLTRVETTTATGATAITVRAVLTLSGSILGVPTTIPVGTVIVAEALCERPPAAPTTATITPDEGPQSGGQTVTITGTGFIPGGTTVTFDGVPATDVTVAPGGTSLTAVTPPGAVGPAEVVVGTVNGTAAPLGYTYLADGSAATITGLTPTSGPTVGGTTVTITGTGFTGAAGVDFDGLPGTGFTVNPAGTTITVVTPPSPAGPALVELVFPAGRVTAPTFTYLGPTITSIVPDTGPTAGGTTVTITGTGFTGATGVTFGDTPGTNVTVNPGGTSLTVVTPPGQVGPVDVTVLLPGADATAPDGFTYVAAPPTVASITPNAGPQSGGQTVTITGTGFVPGDTTVTFDGAPATNVTVAQGGTSLTAVTPPGAVGPAVVVVSTGGGTAAPLDYTYLADGSAATVTGLTPTSGPTSGGTTVTVTGTGFTGATGVNFDGVPGTGFTVNPAGTTITVVTPPNAAGPADVRLVFPAGTATAPVFTYVAPTITSIVPDTGPTAGGTTVTITGTGLTGATGVNFGNTPGTNLVVNPDGTSLTVVTPPGSPGTVDVTVLLPGDDVTAPDGFTYEPVPPRIDTVNPGQGPTGGGTTVTVGGSGFVPGGTTVTICGTTIPADQVTVAPDGRSLTFRTPRCAAGNTTITVSTGGGTSNGITFRYVGGILPVTGDALTAPLTVGVMLALLGTVLVVLTRRRHRAGRIG; via the coding sequence GTGAGGACCGTCCTGCGAAGAACCACGAGCGCCGCCACGGCGCTGCTGGTCACCAGCCTGGCAACCCTGACCCTGGATACGCCGGCCCTGGCGGCACCGGGCGACGCGAGCGCCCGCGGGGTCGTCGTCGACCTTTCGGCCGAGGTGGCCGGGATAGCCGTGATCAGCGCCGACGCGACCATCGGCACCGCCGCCGCGCCCGCCGGAGGGGGCACCAACACCGAGACGCTGCTGGCGATCTCGATACCGGGGGCGGTCGGCGTGACCGCCAGCGGCACCGTCGAGGAGGTCACCGCCACCCGGGCAGACGACGGGTCGTCGGCGTCCTCCAGCGTCAACGGGCTCAACCTGGCCGTGCTCGGCATCGACGTGCTGAACGCCACGGAGGTCACCGCCACCGCGGTCTGTCCGCAGGTCGGCGCGACCAGCGCGGACACCACGCTCGTCGGGCTGGAACTGTTCGGCTCGGCGGTGACGCTGACGGCGAACACCCCCGCCGTCGTGGGTAGCGCGGCGGTGGTGGTGCCGGGGCTGCTGGACGCGAGCCTGAACGCCTCGTTGACCCGCGTCGAGACGACCACCGCCACCGGTGCCACCGCAATCACCGTGCGGGCCGTGCTGACCCTGTCGGGCAGCATCCTCGGTGTCCCGACCACCATCCCCGTCGGAACCGTCATCGTCGCCGAGGCACTCTGCGAGCGTCCGCCGGCGGCACCGACCACCGCGACGATCACCCCGGACGAGGGCCCGCAGTCGGGCGGCCAGACCGTGACGATCACCGGCACCGGCTTCATCCCGGGCGGCACCACGGTCACCTTCGACGGCGTACCCGCGACCGACGTCACGGTCGCACCGGGCGGCACCTCCTTGACGGCGGTCACCCCGCCCGGCGCGGTCGGACCCGCCGAGGTCGTGGTCGGCACGGTGAACGGCACGGCCGCCCCGCTGGGCTACACGTACCTGGCCGACGGCAGCGCGGCCACCATCACCGGCCTCACACCGACCTCCGGGCCGACCGTCGGCGGCACCACCGTGACCATCACCGGCACCGGCTTCACCGGAGCGGCCGGCGTGGACTTCGACGGCCTGCCCGGCACCGGGTTCACCGTCAACCCGGCCGGCACCACGATCACCGTGGTGACACCGCCGAGCCCGGCGGGCCCGGCCCTGGTCGAACTGGTCTTCCCGGCCGGTCGGGTGACCGCGCCGACGTTTACCTACCTCGGGCCGACGATCACCTCGATCGTCCCGGACACCGGACCGACCGCCGGCGGCACCACGGTGACCATCACCGGCACCGGCTTCACCGGGGCGACCGGAGTGACCTTCGGCGACACCCCGGGCACCAACGTCACGGTCAACCCGGGCGGCACCTCACTGACCGTGGTCACTCCGCCCGGTCAGGTCGGCCCGGTGGACGTCACCGTGCTCCTGCCGGGCGCGGACGCGACCGCCCCGGACGGTTTCACCTACGTGGCAGCGCCACCGACCGTCGCGTCGATCACCCCGAACGCGGGTCCCCAGTCGGGCGGACAGACCGTGACGATCACCGGTACCGGTTTCGTCCCCGGTGACACGACCGTCACCTTCGACGGGGCGCCGGCCACCAACGTCACGGTCGCCCAGGGTGGCACCTCCCTGACGGCGGTCACCCCGCCCGGCGCGGTCGGACCAGCCGTCGTGGTGGTGAGCACCGGCGGCGGTACGGCGGCACCGTTGGACTACACCTACCTCGCCGACGGCAGCGCCGCGACCGTGACCGGGCTGACCCCGACGAGCGGGCCGACCTCCGGCGGCACCACGGTCACCGTCACCGGGACCGGGTTCACCGGCGCCACCGGCGTGAACTTCGACGGGGTGCCCGGCACCGGGTTCACCGTCAACCCGGCCGGCACCACGATCACCGTGGTGACCCCGCCGAACGCGGCCGGGCCGGCAGACGTCCGACTGGTGTTCCCCGCCGGCACCGCCACCGCGCCCGTCTTCACGTACGTCGCACCGACGATCACCTCCATCGTGCCGGACACCGGACCGACCGCCGGTGGCACCACGGTGACCATCACCGGCACCGGTCTCACCGGCGCCACCGGCGTGAACTTCGGCAACACACCCGGCACCAACCTGGTCGTGAACCCGGACGGCACCTCGCTGACCGTGGTCACCCCGCCCGGCTCGCCCGGGACGGTGGACGTCACCGTCCTGCTGCCCGGTGACGACGTCACCGCACCGGACGGATTCACCTACGAACCCGTCCCGCCGCGCATCGACACCGTCAACCCCGGACAGGGGCCGACCGGGGGCGGCACGACCGTGACGGTCGGTGGCTCCGGGTTCGTACCGGGCGGCACCACGGTCACCATCTGCGGCACGACCATCCCGGCCGACCAGGTCACCGTGGCGCCGGACGGCCGCTCGCTGACCTTCCGCACACCGCGCTGCGCGGCCGGGAACACCACGATCACGGTGAGCACCGGCGGCGGCACCTCCAACGGAATCACCTTCCGCTACGTCGGGGGGATCCTGCCGGTGACCGGTGACGCCCTCACCGCGCCGCTGACCGTCGGGGTGATGCTCGCGCTCCTCGGTACCGTCCTCGTCGTGCTGACCCGCCGCCGGCACCGCGCCGGCCGCATCGGCTGA
- a CDS encoding aldo/keto reductase: MAQWSTVQLRHSLARPRPGAVLPDQGHKLLTADDLDYAHTEGLDVWAYTPLINGGYVRPDKPLPEAYAHPGTSRVLGALDEITVETRATRNQVVLAWLLRQGIRPIVGVSSLAQLDEAVDAVDVPLEDGHMARLADAR, from the coding sequence GTGGCGCAGTGGTCGACGGTGCAACTGCGGCACTCGCTGGCCCGGCCCAGGCCCGGTGCCGTGCTGCCCGACCAGGGCCACAAACTCCTCACCGCCGACGACCTCGACTACGCCCACACCGAGGGCCTGGACGTGTGGGCCTACACTCCGTTGATCAACGGTGGCTACGTGCGTCCCGACAAGCCCCTCCCCGAGGCCTACGCCCACCCGGGGACGAGCCGGGTCCTCGGCGCGCTCGACGAGATCACCGTCGAGACGAGGGCGACGCGTAACCAGGTGGTGCTCGCCTGGCTGCTGCGGCAGGGCATCCGACCGATCGTCGGCGTGAGCAGCCTCGCGCAACTCGACGAGGCCGTCGACGCGGTGGACGTACCGCTGGAGGACGGGCACATGGCCCGACTGGCCGACGCCCGCTGA
- a CDS encoding carboxylesterase/lipase family protein: MQSESEPEVRTVVGVLRGGREAGLAVFRGIPYAEPPVGGLRFAAPRPGRGWEGVRPAVAYGPPPPQPGAFGMSPQGVGDDWLTLNVWTPDPDPAARLPVMVWIPGGGYLVGCSGLAEYDGGQLARSGTVVVTLNYRLGFEGFGMVDGAPANRGLLDQVAALEWVRDNIRAFGGDPERVTVFGQSAGGGSVAALLAMPRAAGLFRRAVAQSIPGTFFSPELAADVTAACAAELGVRPTLADLSTVAPDRLPAVGQAISARIVQWRERWGRITHRPIPFAPVVDGDVLPATPWRALADGAARDVALLVGHTRDEHRLFSLLDGVLGQVTPEQAETALRMLAPGPDGSSRYREAFPDATDEQLYELVNADWLFRMPSLHLADAQLAAGGRAYLYELTWPAPGLGGTLGACHGLDVPLVFGNLTSGQPAMLIGDPPTPAAQELSGQIRGAWTAFAANGGPGWPSYDAGRSTRIFDEQPVVVAYPEETSRRLWQDHTFAALPLLVR; the protein is encoded by the coding sequence ATGCAGTCGGAGTCCGAGCCGGAAGTGCGTACCGTGGTCGGTGTCCTGCGTGGCGGCCGGGAGGCGGGCCTCGCCGTGTTTCGCGGCATCCCGTACGCCGAGCCTCCGGTTGGCGGCCTCCGGTTCGCCGCGCCGCGGCCGGGGCGCGGCTGGGAGGGCGTGCGTCCGGCGGTCGCCTACGGTCCGCCGCCCCCGCAGCCCGGCGCGTTCGGGATGTCCCCGCAGGGCGTCGGCGACGACTGGCTGACGCTCAACGTCTGGACGCCGGACCCCGACCCGGCGGCGCGGTTGCCGGTCATGGTGTGGATCCCCGGTGGTGGTTACCTCGTCGGCTGTTCCGGCCTTGCGGAGTACGACGGCGGGCAGCTCGCCCGCAGCGGAACCGTGGTGGTGACGCTCAACTACCGCCTCGGTTTCGAGGGTTTCGGGATGGTCGACGGGGCCCCGGCCAACCGGGGGCTGCTCGACCAGGTCGCGGCCCTGGAGTGGGTGCGGGACAACATCCGTGCCTTCGGTGGTGACCCGGAGCGGGTGACGGTCTTCGGGCAGTCGGCCGGCGGCGGCTCGGTCGCCGCGCTGCTGGCCATGCCGCGCGCCGCCGGACTGTTCCGGCGCGCGGTCGCGCAGAGCATCCCGGGTACGTTCTTCTCGCCCGAGCTGGCCGCCGACGTCACCGCCGCCTGCGCCGCCGAGCTGGGGGTACGACCGACCCTGGCCGACCTGTCGACGGTGGCGCCGGACCGGCTGCCGGCCGTGGGCCAGGCGATCTCGGCCAGGATCGTCCAGTGGCGGGAGCGTTGGGGGCGGATCACCCACCGGCCGATCCCGTTCGCGCCGGTCGTCGACGGCGACGTGCTGCCGGCGACCCCCTGGCGGGCGCTTGCCGACGGCGCCGCGCGGGACGTCGCGCTGCTCGTCGGACACACCCGGGACGAGCACCGGCTGTTCAGCCTGCTCGACGGCGTACTCGGCCAGGTCACGCCGGAGCAGGCCGAGACCGCGCTGCGGATGTTGGCACCGGGCCCGGACGGCTCCAGCCGATACCGGGAGGCGTTCCCCGATGCGACCGATGAGCAACTGTACGAGCTGGTCAACGCGGACTGGCTGTTCCGGATGCCGAGCCTGCACCTGGCCGACGCGCAACTCGCCGCTGGCGGCCGGGCCTACCTCTACGAGCTGACCTGGCCGGCGCCGGGCCTGGGCGGCACCCTGGGCGCCTGTCACGGCCTGGACGTGCCGTTGGTCTTCGGCAACCTGACCAGCGGGCAACCCGCGATGCTGATCGGTGATCCGCCCACCCCGGCGGCGCAGGAACTGTCCGGGCAGATTCGCGGGGCGTGGACGGCGTTCGCCGCGAACGGCGGCCCCGGCTGGCCGTCGTACGACGCCGGTCGCAGCACGCGGATCTTCGACGAACAGCCGGTGGTCGTCGCGTACCCGGAGGAAACCTCACGGCGACTGTGGCAGGACCACACCTTCGCCGCGCTCCCGTTGCTCGTCCGGTAG
- a CDS encoding aldo/keto reductase — MTTSQGYAHGKLGDHEVLRVGFGAMQLEHADPADAVTVLRRAVELGVDHIDTAQFYGTVNELIRTALHPYTGSLRIVTKVGAVSHPTERLVAAQKPAQLRASVEENLRTLGTEHLAVVNLRRADVPPGITVTGDQVVDLDSQLAELIALRDEGKIGGIGLSHVSLVQLRQALPAGIVCVQNLYNVLTRGQEDVLTECAEQGVAWVPYCPLGSAFDWLPNVTDNPVVTAHARRLAITPAQAGLAWLLGHSSATLLIPGTRNLAHLADNMAVARIELDREATTAFDALAQDTTA; from the coding sequence ATGACCACATCGCAGGGGTACGCGCACGGAAAGCTGGGCGATCACGAGGTCCTGCGGGTCGGCTTCGGCGCCATGCAGCTGGAACACGCCGACCCCGCGGATGCCGTCACGGTGCTGCGCCGCGCGGTCGAACTCGGCGTCGACCACATCGACACGGCCCAGTTCTACGGCACAGTCAACGAACTGATCAGGACCGCTCTGCATCCGTACACCGGAAGCCTGCGGATCGTCACCAAGGTCGGCGCGGTGTCCCACCCGACCGAGCGACTGGTCGCCGCCCAGAAGCCGGCGCAGCTACGGGCGTCGGTCGAGGAGAACCTGCGCACCCTCGGCACCGAACACCTCGCCGTGGTCAATCTTCGCCGGGCCGACGTGCCGCCGGGCATCACCGTCACCGGCGACCAGGTGGTCGACCTGGACAGCCAGCTCGCCGAGCTGATCGCCCTACGCGACGAGGGCAAGATCGGCGGCATCGGCCTGAGCCACGTCAGCCTCGTACAACTGCGGCAGGCTCTTCCGGCCGGCATCGTCTGCGTGCAGAACCTGTACAACGTCCTCACCCGTGGCCAGGAGGACGTGCTGACCGAATGCGCCGAGCAGGGCGTCGCCTGGGTGCCGTACTGCCCGCTCGGATCGGCCTTCGACTGGCTGCCCAACGTCACCGACAACCCGGTCGTCACCGCGCACGCCCGACGCCTCGCCATCACCCCGGCTCAGGCCGGCCTGGCGTGGCTGCTCGGGCACAGCTCGGCCACACTGCTGATCCCCGGCACCCGCAACCTCGCGCACCTGGCCGACAACATGGCGGTCGCCCGGATCGAGCTGGACCGGGAAGCCACGACGGCCTTCGACGCACTGGCCCAGGACACGACCGCCTGA
- a CDS encoding ferritin-like domain-containing protein, with the protein MAAIEPALLDKPTTIKMLHDACELEHMLCVQYLYAAATLAHGGDPGITAVRAALTEQWSHQLTRIAVQEMYHLTLANNILIALGAPPLLWRPNFPQPASRYSDINLPSTLTPFDRDTVNRFLCWEKPEPDGWWDAFCAECGRQAHARLNLAMPPSQERPYGSIAELYDQIKKAILGHPEWIDRASATRQVTSALIPLTPTLEAITTAEQAARYIDLIVLEGEGVPDWQSNSHFAYFHQIADQLDGLNRTQPDFVPGWPTVENPAYDATSTGGTLITDPAARSVGAAFNELYLLFVDMLTRLFTPDGESAAQRRGLARVITALMPLGIKPLAALLTRLPAGADHPGRYAGPSFELPQPQPTGPPATIDALAGRLLAVAGRCRVLGLTGSGIGAEAQDALATIAARLETLVPLFAPSSVELSA; encoded by the coding sequence GTGGCCGCCATCGAGCCCGCGTTGCTGGACAAGCCCACGACCATCAAGATGCTCCACGATGCTTGCGAGCTGGAACACATGCTCTGCGTGCAGTACCTGTACGCGGCGGCGACCCTGGCCCACGGCGGTGATCCCGGGATCACCGCGGTCCGGGCTGCCCTGACCGAGCAGTGGAGCCATCAGCTCACCCGCATCGCCGTGCAGGAGATGTACCACCTCACCCTGGCCAACAACATCCTGATCGCGCTGGGTGCCCCGCCGTTGCTGTGGCGGCCCAACTTCCCGCAGCCGGCCAGCCGGTACTCGGACATAAACCTGCCGTCCACGTTGACACCGTTCGACCGGGACACCGTCAACCGGTTCCTGTGCTGGGAGAAGCCGGAGCCGGACGGCTGGTGGGACGCCTTCTGCGCCGAGTGCGGGCGGCAGGCGCACGCCCGGCTGAACCTGGCGATGCCCCCCAGCCAGGAGCGGCCGTACGGCTCGATCGCCGAACTCTACGACCAGATCAAGAAGGCGATCCTGGGTCATCCGGAGTGGATCGACCGGGCGTCCGCGACCCGGCAGGTCACCAGCGCCCTCATTCCGCTGACCCCGACGCTGGAAGCGATAACCACCGCCGAGCAGGCCGCCCGGTACATCGACCTCATCGTGCTGGAGGGCGAGGGCGTGCCGGACTGGCAGTCGAACTCGCACTTCGCGTACTTCCACCAGATCGCCGACCAGTTGGACGGGCTCAACCGCACGCAGCCGGACTTCGTCCCAGGCTGGCCGACCGTGGAGAACCCGGCCTACGACGCGACGAGCACCGGCGGCACCCTGATCACCGACCCGGCGGCGCGGTCGGTCGGCGCCGCCTTCAACGAGCTGTACCTGCTCTTCGTGGACATGCTGACCCGGCTGTTCACGCCGGACGGCGAGAGCGCCGCACAGCGGCGGGGCCTGGCGCGCGTGATCACCGCTCTGATGCCGCTGGGCATCAAGCCGCTCGCGGCGCTGCTGACCCGGCTGCCGGCCGGCGCGGACCACCCGGGCCGGTACGCCGGACCCAGCTTCGAGCTACCGCAACCCCAGCCGACCGGCCCGCCGGCCACGATCGACGCGCTGGCCGGACGACTGCTCGCGGTCGCCGGACGGTGCCGGGTGCTCGGCCTCACCGGCTCCGGGATCGGCGCTGAGGCGCAGGACGCGCTGGCCACCATCGCCGCCCGGCTGGAAACGCTGGTCCCGCTCTTCGCCCCGTCGTCCGTGGAGTTGTCCGCATGA
- a CDS encoding TetR/AcrR family transcriptional regulator, producing the protein MVSEIERRPGARRDAQRNRQRIIEAAKRALTTGPDPVKIETIAREAGVGVGTLYRNFPSREALVEEVYRSELTHLCAVATQLVADHPPADAMREWMRCYQDFVATKHGMAEALRAVIASGAISSGQTREHLDGAIATILDAGRTDGSLRADVQPADVSASMAGIMLTAADIDQASRMLQLLVDGLLARDAS; encoded by the coding sequence ATGGTTTCCGAGATCGAGCGACGCCCCGGCGCGCGCAGGGACGCCCAGCGCAACCGGCAGCGCATCATCGAGGCCGCCAAGCGCGCCCTCACCACCGGTCCGGACCCTGTCAAGATCGAGACCATCGCCCGTGAGGCGGGAGTCGGCGTCGGGACGCTCTACCGCAACTTCCCGTCCCGCGAGGCCCTGGTCGAGGAGGTCTACCGCAGCGAACTCACCCACCTCTGCGCCGTCGCCACGCAACTGGTGGCCGACCACCCGCCAGCCGATGCCATGCGCGAATGGATGCGCTGCTACCAGGACTTCGTCGCCACCAAACACGGCATGGCCGAGGCCCTACGCGCGGTGATCGCCAGCGGTGCGATCAGCTCCGGCCAGACCCGCGAACACCTCGACGGCGCCATCGCCACCATCCTCGACGCCGGCCGGACCGACGGCAGCCTGCGTGCCGACGTCCAACCGGCCGACGTGTCCGCCAGCATGGCCGGCATCATGCTGACCGCCGCCGACATCGACCAGGCCAGCCGGATGCTGCAACTGCTCGTCGACGGCCTGCTCGCCCGCGACGCCTCCTGA